CCCCGAACAGAACAAGGCCATCCCCACGACCACAAAGGGGATTGCGTACCGCTTCTCCTTGCGCTCCAGGCCCGGAGAGACGAAGCGCCAGAACTGGTACAGCACGACGGGGAAGGCCAGGGCGAATCCCACATAGGTCCCCAGCTTCAGCCGCGTGGTGAACGCCTCCAGCGGCGACGTGAAGAACAGCCGCCCATCGGCGGGTCCCGTGAGGTACGGCCGCGCCGGCGCGACGACCAGGTCGACCACACGGTCGAACAGGCTCCACCCGAAACCCGACCCGATCGCAACGGCTACCAGGGTGATGACCAGGCGCTTCCGGAGCTCCGACAGGTGCTCCAGGACGGTCATGCCCGCCACCGGGTTGCGGCGGCGCCCCCGCCAGCGCCGAAACCGACTAAACAAGTCTCAGGAGCGCTCTTCGGGCGGAGGAACCTCGGCCCCCGGGGGGACGACCTCCGGTGCCTGGTGCTCGGCCCCCGGGGGGACGATCTCCGCGGCTTCGTGTTGCGGCTGCGACGGCTCCGTCCCCGGCTGCTCCGTCCCCTTCTGCTCGGGCGGCCGCATGTAGGGGAAGTTCTCGTCTGTGGGCTCGTCCAGCGCTAGGCCCGTACGGACCTCCTGCTCGAACTTCGTGGAGACACGGCGGACCTCGCCCAGCGCCTTGCCGATCTGCCTGGCGA
This region of Actinomycetota bacterium genomic DNA includes:
- a CDS encoding twin-arginine translocase TatA/TatE family subunit, with product MGHIGFGEILIVMVLALVVFGPQRLPEIARQIGKALGEVRRVSTKFEQEVRTGLALDEPTDENFPYMRPPEQKGTEQPGTEPSQPQHEAAEIVPPGAEHQAPEVVPPGAEVPPPEERS